A window of Neisseria canis contains these coding sequences:
- a CDS encoding calcium-binding protein gives MDDTFIDWARELIISADDAAQMVSPIIIDLNGDGVKTLGLGNNIHFDHNKSGFAKQTGWVSKEDGLLALDMNANGMIDNGGELFGNNSLLTDGKFADNGFEALKQYDSNNNGLLDVKDVRWQEFKIWQDVDSDGVSDIGELKSLDNAGIISLNLKYTETNTVDENGNSHKQASSAIWKDGHTSDAVDVWFQTDGARTTYTKQFSHTEEISKLPEIMPFGQVYSLRDSVSQDKTLLIQLKEYLGEDNPSAEKLNALIYQWAGATDVLPNSRGENIDARKLTVLEKLSDKSFEQSGWGSNPGPNAGQALENEFVKFSEYVAGSIRMQKIYASALGREMVKTDANGKMVVDWDGISGYIYQQIQAKNAKGAASAIEAVLDALTFNPSAAVEFRKEWASFARAVFSTKNIDDLKLLAELNGSVGDEANNTLETKAAGNVLLEGGVLFGEGGDDTLNGRGGNDVLVGGEGNDHLSGGEGSDIYVFGKNFGKDSVNNHDTSAERNDMIRFTEGLKQSDL, from the coding sequence TTGGATGATACCTTTATCGACTGGGCGCGAGAACTCATCATATCTGCGGATGATGCGGCCCAAATGGTTTCTCCGATCATTATCGATCTTAACGGTGATGGTGTGAAAACGCTCGGGCTTGGTAATAATATTCACTTTGACCATAACAAGAGCGGCTTTGCAAAACAAACAGGTTGGGTATCTAAAGAAGACGGCTTATTGGCTTTGGATATGAATGCTAACGGTATGATTGATAATGGTGGTGAACTGTTTGGCAATAATTCACTGCTTACAGACGGGAAGTTTGCAGATAATGGCTTTGAAGCGTTGAAACAATATGATTCTAACAATAATGGTTTGCTTGATGTGAAGGATGTACGTTGGCAGGAATTTAAGATTTGGCAGGATGTTGATTCCGACGGTGTGTCAGATATAGGTGAATTAAAATCTTTAGATAATGCCGGAATTATTTCTTTAAACCTGAAATATACGGAAACAAACACGGTAGATGAAAACGGTAATTCGCATAAGCAGGCTTCTTCTGCTATTTGGAAAGATGGGCACACATCTGATGCGGTAGATGTATGGTTTCAAACCGATGGAGCTCGCACAACCTATACTAAGCAATTTTCACATACAGAAGAAATCTCTAAACTGCCTGAAATTATGCCGTTCGGCCAGGTTTACAGTTTGCGTGATTCGGTATCGCAAGATAAAACCCTTTTGATTCAACTGAAAGAATATTTGGGAGAAGATAATCCTTCTGCTGAAAAACTGAATGCGTTGATATATCAATGGGCGGGAGCTACTGATGTTTTGCCTAATAGCAGAGGGGAAAATATAGATGCCCGTAAGTTGACTGTTTTAGAAAAACTTTCAGACAAATCATTTGAGCAAAGTGGTTGGGGTAGTAATCCGGGTCCGAATGCGGGCCAAGCTTTAGAAAATGAATTTGTTAAATTTTCTGAGTATGTGGCAGGCAGCATCAGGATGCAGAAAATTTATGCATCTGCTTTAGGTAGGGAAATGGTTAAAACCGATGCAAACGGTAAGATGGTAGTGGATTGGGACGGTATCAGTGGTTATATTTATCAGCAAATTCAAGCAAAAAATGCTAAAGGTGCGGCTTCAGCTATAGAAGCCGTATTAGATGCTCTTACTTTTAATCCTTCTGCTGCGGTAGAGTTTAGAAAAGAATGGGCGAGTTTTGCACGTGCTGTATTTAGCACCAAAAATATTGATGATTTGAAATTATTGGCTGAGTTAAACGGTTCTGTCGGCGATGAAGCCAACAACACGCTGGAAACGAAAGCGGCTGGTAATGTGTTGCTGGAAGGCGGTGTGTTATTTGGAGAAGGCGGCGATGATACTTTGAACGGCCGGGGCGGCAACGATGTGTTGGTTGGCGGTGAGGGCAATGATCATTTATCGGGCGGCGAAGGCTCGGATATTTATGTGTTCGGTAAAAATTTCGGCAAAGATTCGGTTAATAATCATGACACTTCAGCCGAACGCAACGATATGATTCGTTTTACCGAAGGATTGAAACAGTCTGATTTGTAA
- a CDS encoding calcium-binding protein, producing MISAKDGSGEITVNSYFSQDAAGGYQIDQILFDDGTVLDVAAVKQLVIKGTEQNDTLYAYAEGNTLAGLGGNDALYGGAGDDLLSGGNGNDTLQGGEGNDKLHGGSGNDVLNGGKGEDIYIFDKSFGKDSIQNDYPEETDTIRLTDGWTQSDLVFTRSNSSLVITAKDGTGEISVGNFFRVDGIGGAKIVFDGGATLNADVLKDLVTVGSEQNDNLYAYAEGSKLSGLGGDDYLYGAAGDDTLEGGNGNDTLEGKGGNDTLIGGIGNDSLNGGEGNDSYIFGKNFGKDTIYNNDTEGTDTIRFADGWKQADFVFTRSSNDLHITAKDGTGTVWVNNYFSKDGDGGYQVEQILFDDESKLDVAAIKELVIKGTEQNDTLYAYATGSTLSGLGGNDTLNGSSGKDSLDGGSGSDSLSGGDGNDVLTGGIGNDSLTGGNGADTYVFSKGHGQDSINNYQSDNSTDTVRFEGIKSSEVKFVKSGNNLIFSGYNAEDSIELQSFFSQGYDLENFVFADKIVSNPDFSKYPEGAATQAPTMAVFEGTPIDIV from the coding sequence ATGATTTCCGCTAAAGACGGCAGCGGAGAAATAACGGTAAACAGTTATTTCAGCCAAGATGCTGCCGGCGGCTATCAAATTGATCAGATTCTTTTTGACGACGGTACGGTGTTGGATGTGGCGGCCGTTAAGCAGTTGGTCATCAAAGGCACCGAACAAAACGATACGCTTTACGCTTATGCGGAAGGCAACACTCTGGCCGGTTTGGGCGGCAACGATGCTTTATATGGCGGCGCCGGAGATGATTTGCTATCCGGCGGCAACGGCAACGACACGCTGCAAGGCGGGGAAGGCAACGACAAACTGCACGGCGGCAGCGGTAATGATGTGTTGAACGGCGGCAAAGGCGAAGATATTTATATCTTTGATAAAAGCTTCGGCAAAGACAGCATTCAAAACGATTATCCCGAAGAAACCGATACCATCCGCTTAACAGACGGTTGGACCCAGTCTGATTTGGTATTTACGCGCTCAAACAGCAGTTTGGTGATTACCGCCAAAGATGGCACGGGAGAAATTTCAGTAGGCAATTTCTTCCGCGTCGACGGCATAGGCGGTGCAAAAATCGTATTTGACGGCGGCGCCACTTTGAATGCCGATGTGCTTAAAGATTTGGTTACCGTCGGCAGCGAGCAGAACGACAATCTCTATGCATATGCGGAAGGCAGTAAGCTTTCCGGTTTGGGTGGTGATGATTATCTTTATGGTGCTGCCGGAGACGATACGCTGGAAGGCGGTAATGGAAACGATACGCTGGAGGGTAAAGGTGGAAACGATACCTTAATCGGCGGTATCGGCAATGATTCGCTGAATGGCGGTGAAGGAAACGACAGCTATATCTTCGGTAAAAATTTCGGCAAAGACACGATTTATAACAATGATACCGAAGGCACCGATACCATCCGCTTTGCTGATGGTTGGAAACAAGCTGATTTTGTTTTTACCCGCTCATCTAATGATTTGCATATTACGGCTAAAGATGGCACTGGTACGGTATGGGTTAATAATTACTTTAGTAAGGATGGAGATGGTGGTTATCAAGTGGAGCAGATTCTCTTCGATGATGAAAGTAAACTGGATGTAGCCGCTATAAAAGAACTGGTGATTAAAGGTACGGAACAAAACGATACTTTATATGCTTATGCAACAGGCAGTACGCTTTCGGGATTAGGCGGCAATGATACGTTAAACGGCTCTTCCGGCAAGGATAGTTTGGATGGGGGAAGTGGCTCGGATAGTCTATCAGGAGGCGACGGCAACGATGTCTTAACCGGCGGCATCGGCAATGACAGCCTGACAGGAGGCAACGGCGCTGATACTTATGTATTCAGCAAAGGGCACGGTCAGGACTCTATCAACAATTATCAGTCTGACAATAGCACGGATACCGTCCGCTTCGAAGGCATCAAATCGTCCGAAGTGAAGTTTGTTAAATCCGGCAACAACTTAATATTTTCCGGTTACAACGCTGAAGATTCTATTGAGTTACAGTCTTTCTTCAGCCAAGGCTATGATTTGGAAAATTTTGTTTTTGCCGATAAGATTGTTTCCAATCCTGATTTTTCCAAATATCCGGAAGGTGCCGCTACACAAGCGCCTACAATGGCTGTATTTGAAGGTACGCCAATAGACATTGTATAA
- the ubiD gene encoding 4-hydroxy-3-polyprenylbenzoate decarboxylase, whose protein sequence is MKYQDLREFISRLEAQGKLKRIGLPVSPHLEMTEIADRVLRSGGPALLFENPVRQDGSRYDFPVLANLFGTPERVAMGMGAADVSQLREIGKTLAYLKEPEPPKGIKDAFSKLPLLKDIWSMAPNVVKKAPCQEIVIEGDDVDLSKLPIQHCWPEDVAPLVTWGLTVTRGPHKKRQNLGIYRQQLIGKNKLIMRWLAHRGGALDFQAHKKAHPGVPYPVAVVLGCDPATILGAVTPVPDTLSEYQFAGLLRGSRTELVKCIGNDLQVPARAEIVLEGVIHPDETALEGPYGDHTGYYNEQDWFPVFTVERITMRENPIYHSTYTGKPPDEPAVLGVALNEVFVPLLQKQFPEIVDFYLPPEGCSYRMAVVSIKKQYAGHAKRVMMGCWSFLRQFMYTKFIVVVDDDVDCRDWKEVIWAITTRMDPVRDTVLVENTPIDYLDFASPVSGLGGKMGLDATNKWPGETDREWGRVIERDKATVAKVDALWHELDL, encoded by the coding sequence ATGAAATACCAAGACTTAAGAGAATTTATCAGCCGGCTTGAGGCGCAGGGGAAGCTCAAGCGCATCGGTTTGCCGGTTTCTCCCCATTTGGAAATGACCGAAATCGCCGACCGCGTGTTGCGCTCCGGCGGGCCGGCGTTATTGTTTGAAAATCCGGTGCGGCAAGACGGCTCGCGTTATGATTTTCCCGTGCTGGCCAATCTGTTCGGCACACCCGAACGGGTGGCGATGGGCATGGGTGCGGCTGATGTGTCGCAATTGCGCGAAATCGGCAAAACGCTGGCTTATCTGAAAGAACCGGAGCCGCCCAAAGGCATTAAAGACGCGTTTTCCAAACTGCCGCTGCTGAAAGATATTTGGAGCATGGCGCCGAATGTGGTGAAAAAAGCGCCGTGCCAAGAAATCGTGATTGAAGGCGACGATGTCGATTTAAGCAAACTGCCGATTCAGCATTGTTGGCCGGAAGACGTTGCGCCGTTGGTAACATGGGGGCTTACCGTTACCCGAGGCCCGCATAAAAAACGCCAGAACTTAGGCATTTACCGCCAACAGCTTATCGGCAAAAACAAGCTGATTATGCGCTGGCTGGCACACCGTGGCGGCGCGTTGGATTTTCAGGCGCATAAAAAAGCCCACCCCGGCGTGCCGTACCCCGTGGCGGTGGTGTTGGGCTGTGATCCGGCCACCATTTTGGGCGCGGTAACGCCGGTGCCGGATACCTTGAGCGAATACCAGTTTGCCGGTTTGCTGCGCGGTTCGCGTACCGAATTGGTGAAATGTATCGGCAATGATTTGCAAGTGCCTGCGCGTGCCGAAATCGTGCTCGAAGGCGTTATCCACCCCGATGAAACCGCGCTGGAAGGGCCTTACGGCGACCACACCGGCTATTACAACGAGCAGGATTGGTTTCCCGTGTTTACGGTGGAACGCATCACCATGCGCGAAAACCCGATTTACCACAGCACTTATACCGGCAAACCGCCCGACGAACCTGCCGTGCTGGGCGTGGCATTGAACGAAGTGTTCGTGCCGCTGTTGCAAAAACAGTTCCCCGAAATCGTCGATTTCTACCTGCCGCCAGAAGGCTGTTCATACCGCATGGCCGTGGTCAGCATCAAAAAGCAATATGCGGGGCACGCCAAGCGGGTGATGATGGGCTGCTGGAGCTTTTTGCGCCAGTTTATGTACACCAAATTCATTGTGGTGGTGGACGACGATGTGGACTGCCGCGACTGGAAAGAAGTGATTTGGGCGATTACCACCCGCATGGACCCCGTGCGCGATACGGTGTTGGTGGAAAACACGCCGATTGATTATCTCGACTTTGCCAGCCCCGTTTCGGGCTTGGGCGGCAAAATGGGCTTGGATGCCACCAACAAATGGCCGGGCGAAACCGACCGCGAATGGGGGCGCGTGATTGAGCGTGACAAAGCCACCGTGGCGAAAGTGGATGCTTTATGGCATGAGTTGGATTTATAG
- a CDS encoding M10 family metallopeptidase C-terminal domain-containing protein, translated as MNNNHKDTERQVVHASAVVAGNSGQVNHRAAVSITAQSPLQDGDESIKIVLDAGETRLIKGNVLLNVANAANHRAKVLDFTYGGKTYTAGESTGNFTLKADGTYVLYHQYQNKTPGEPVNVGYTVGSGGQTDQSTLTINFADTYPAYPDADETVNAKGSVSGSVLEGKLYHLGNPVQEVASYAINGMKYQAGQKAAIFGLGTFVLNKDGSYHFSVEGQRIASVKMPKVEYTVNILTEEGLKADKSTLTINLPANIAANHYAEADAKANVFANLNQTHALESRIETGNLLDKYVGNNKPYISGFSVRGVYYAAGETVEVKNLGLVTINRDGSYFINAKDLPNNRWKMPEIAFTVSNGYKASSSVLRLQMDELPKDQDENHRLEGDGGRNNVLENANYFVTGYKINGVAYRVDQTAQIKDIGSFVLNADGSYHLAAKNAPIGVWQLPEITYTVSGGKRTKASKLSLVLDNTSKAGVLTDEGEVNDSTSGSYTQGNVLENASNKLNGKEVGNIFVTGFEVNGLTYQPGDTAHLNAGSLTLNADGSYVFRNHEQLYIAPPVKYTVSNGVKSVVSELTIALPDLAHLDPYSYHYYDNVSIWSGDNRNGVVVKLQGYSTDSGLLVGDAYKIAPATDSYAETGVETLNDYSTSNVLIGDRLNIDKLTWESGGVTIKGSDFDNSIDGIRAYLKTQNDYTSEQFRQSFDDSFPFFMRAKTIDEKVQAMQDRDVFNYVKTHYADLIDTNPQGGNDTLTGSHEDDIIIGNAGNDTLTGNRGKDTFVFTFNSNSGHDVITDFVKGYDKISFSDVVDMSKLIWEPEIRTLKFTGVQDGHVYENSIYIKDGSVDLKLEDLLGTTAAI; from the coding sequence ATGAATAACAATCATAAAGATACAGAGCGCCAAGTAGTGCATGCTTCGGCGGTTGTAGCGGGAAATAGCGGGCAAGTCAATCATCGGGCGGCTGTATCAATCACCGCTCAATCACCGCTGCAAGATGGCGATGAAAGCATCAAAATCGTGCTGGATGCGGGCGAAACCCGTTTGATAAAAGGAAATGTTTTACTGAATGTTGCCAATGCCGCCAACCATCGGGCAAAGGTTTTGGATTTTACTTACGGCGGTAAAACTTACACGGCAGGCGAGTCAACCGGTAATTTTACCCTTAAGGCCGACGGCACTTATGTGCTCTATCATCAATATCAAAACAAAACACCGGGAGAGCCGGTTAACGTGGGCTATACGGTTGGAAGCGGCGGGCAGACAGACCAATCTACGCTGACAATCAACTTTGCAGATACTTATCCGGCCTATCCGGATGCGGATGAAACGGTAAATGCCAAAGGCAGCGTGAGCGGTTCGGTGTTGGAGGGCAAGCTTTATCATTTGGGCAATCCGGTGCAGGAAGTGGCAAGCTATGCGATTAACGGTATGAAATACCAAGCCGGCCAGAAAGCAGCGATTTTCGGGCTGGGCACTTTCGTGCTGAACAAAGATGGCAGCTACCATTTTTCTGTAGAAGGGCAGCGCATTGCATCGGTGAAAATGCCGAAAGTGGAATACACCGTCAACATCCTGACTGAAGAAGGCTTAAAAGCCGATAAATCAACCTTAACCATCAATCTGCCGGCAAACATTGCCGCCAACCATTATGCCGAAGCCGATGCCAAAGCCAATGTGTTTGCCAATCTCAATCAAACCCATGCTTTGGAAAGCCGTATTGAAACCGGCAATCTGCTGGATAAATATGTAGGAAACAACAAGCCTTATATTTCGGGCTTTAGCGTGCGCGGTGTGTATTATGCGGCGGGCGAAACCGTAGAAGTGAAGAATTTGGGCTTGGTTACCATCAACCGTGACGGCTCATATTTTATCAACGCCAAAGATCTGCCGAACAACCGTTGGAAAATGCCTGAAATCGCATTTACCGTGAGCAACGGTTATAAAGCATCCTCTTCGGTGCTGCGTTTGCAGATGGATGAGTTGCCCAAAGACCAAGATGAAAACCACAGGCTCGAAGGTGATGGCGGGCGGAACAATGTGTTGGAGAATGCCAATTATTTCGTAACCGGTTACAAGATTAACGGCGTGGCTTACCGAGTGGATCAAACCGCACAAATCAAAGATATCGGCAGCTTCGTGTTGAATGCGGACGGCAGTTACCATCTGGCGGCAAAAAATGCCCCGATCGGTGTGTGGCAGCTTCCCGAGATTACTTATACCGTAAGCGGTGGTAAGCGGACTAAAGCTTCCAAGTTAAGCCTGGTATTGGATAACACTTCCAAAGCAGGAGTGCTGACCGATGAAGGTGAGGTAAATGATTCCACATCGGGTAGCTACACACAAGGAAATGTGTTGGAAAATGCCAGCAACAAACTGAATGGCAAAGAAGTGGGTAATATCTTTGTAACCGGTTTTGAAGTGAATGGCTTGACTTATCAGCCGGGTGATACGGCGCATTTAAATGCTGGCTCGCTTACATTGAATGCAGATGGTTCTTACGTGTTCCGCAATCATGAACAACTTTACATTGCACCACCTGTGAAATATACAGTAAGTAATGGCGTGAAAAGTGTTGTATCCGAACTTACAATAGCTCTTCCTGATCTCGCTCATTTAGATCCTTACTCTTACCATTACTATGACAATGTATCTATTTGGTCGGGGGACAACCGCAATGGCGTAGTAGTTAAGTTGCAGGGTTATTCAACGGATTCCGGTCTGCTTGTTGGGGATGCTTATAAAATTGCTCCTGCAACTGATAGTTATGCAGAAACAGGGGTTGAAACATTGAATGATTACAGCACTTCCAATGTGTTAATTGGAGATCGGCTGAATATTGATAAGCTAACTTGGGAGTCGGGCGGCGTAACCATTAAAGGTAGTGATTTTGATAATTCGATTGATGGGATTCGTGCCTATCTGAAAACACAAAATGATTACACTTCCGAGCAGTTCAGACAGTCTTTTGATGATTCCTTTCCATTTTTTATGCGTGCAAAAACGATAGATGAAAAAGTACAAGCGATGCAGGACAGGGATGTGTTTAATTATGTGAAAACACATTATGCGGATTTAATCGACACCAATCCGCAAGGCGGCAATGATACGCTAACCGGCAGTCATGAAGACGACATCATCATCGGCAATGCAGGCAATGACACGCTTACCGGTAATCGCGGAAAAGACACTTTTGTGTTCACATTCAACAGCAACAGCGGGCATGACGTAATCACCGATTTCGTAAAAGGCTACGACAAAATCAGCTTCAGCGATGTGGTGGATATGTCCAAACTGATTTGGGAACCGGAAATCAGAACCCTGAAATTCACCGGGGTGCAGGATGGGCATGTGTATGAAAACAGTATTTATATTAAAGACGGATCCGTTGATTTGAAACTGGAAGATTTGTTGGGCACCACTGCCGCAATTTAA
- the ubiM gene encoding 5-demethoxyubiquinol-8 5-hydroxylase UbiM, with translation MTPSSDIIIVGAGPAGLSFARTLADSGLRITIIEKSPLESIQNPAYDGREIALTHLSKEILEKLGIWQRIPENEIYRLKDAKVWNGDASYQLYFPQPSQARGGKTDRLGNLISNHNIRKAAYEAVAGQNNVEIICGVGVKEAKTTAEEARILLDNGQTLSARLLVAADSRFSQTRRQLGISCDMHDFGRSVIVCRFKHEHSNEHTAVEYFQYGRTLALLPLEAHLTNCVITIDNDRADSILSLTPEAFSADIEQQLNGKLGKMEVAGTTHTYPLVGVHANKFCTTRAALIGDAAVGMHPVTAHGFNLGLESADILGKLISNAAKAGQDIGASTILESYNTKHQLNTRPLYHGTNAMVRLFTNETAPAKLLRGLVLRVSNNLPPLKKLITRQLTG, from the coding sequence ATGACGCCCTCCAGCGACATCATCATCGTCGGCGCCGGCCCTGCCGGTTTAAGCTTCGCCCGCACCCTGGCCGACAGCGGTCTGCGCATTACCATCATCGAAAAAAGCCCGCTTGAGAGCATCCAAAACCCGGCTTACGACGGCCGGGAAATCGCATTGACCCATTTGTCCAAAGAAATTCTGGAAAAACTCGGCATATGGCAGCGCATCCCCGAAAATGAAATCTACCGGCTGAAAGATGCCAAAGTTTGGAACGGCGATGCTTCCTACCAACTTTATTTCCCCCAGCCTTCGCAAGCGCGGGGCGGAAAAACCGACCGCTTAGGCAACCTGATTTCCAACCACAATATCCGGAAAGCCGCCTATGAAGCCGTGGCCGGGCAGAACAACGTAGAAATTATTTGCGGTGTAGGCGTTAAAGAAGCCAAAACCACCGCAGAAGAAGCACGCATTCTTCTCGACAACGGCCAAACCCTAAGCGCCCGCCTTTTGGTTGCCGCCGACAGCCGCTTTTCACAAACCCGCCGCCAACTCGGCATCTCGTGCGATATGCACGATTTCGGCCGCAGCGTAATCGTGTGCCGCTTCAAGCACGAACACTCCAACGAACACACCGCCGTAGAATATTTTCAATACGGCCGAACACTTGCCCTTTTGCCGCTTGAAGCACACCTGACCAACTGCGTGATTACCATCGACAACGACCGCGCAGATTCCATACTTTCCCTTACACCCGAAGCCTTTTCCGCCGACATCGAACAACAGCTCAACGGAAAACTTGGCAAAATGGAAGTGGCCGGCACCACCCATACCTACCCGCTGGTCGGCGTACATGCCAACAAATTCTGCACCACCCGCGCCGCCCTTATCGGCGACGCAGCCGTAGGCATGCATCCCGTTACCGCCCACGGCTTCAACCTCGGCTTGGAAAGCGCGGATATTCTGGGCAAACTGATTAGCAACGCCGCCAAAGCAGGGCAAGATATCGGCGCTTCAACTATTCTGGAAAGCTATAACACCAAACACCAGCTCAACACCCGCCCCCTTTACCACGGCACCAATGCCATGGTGCGTCTGTTTACGAACGAAACCGCGCCTGCTAAACTCTTGCGCGGCCTTGTATTACGTGTGAGTAACAACCTGCCTCCGCTAAAGAAGCTGATTACCCGCCAGCTAACCGGCTAA
- a CDS encoding NUDIX hydrolase: MGTFRFSRAFTEAEQDKLLQQINGRFAFERGEWLVLKLNGLPLGFIRERWCKLLERDWQGSAGREDGALNLISQDWLAMGDALQTITQGWHAQGEFHGWRNEQFDVCNGQGQFLFALERSAFRPLGLLSHAVHINGLARRNGETCFWIGRRSPLKAVDPDKFDNMVGGGIACGESIEEAMLREGREEAGLDEHLLENAVCQSRLLSLRSVPRGLHREWLHIFDVALQEGVQPENQDGEVAEFRLMGIDELMEAMAAGLFMNDAMVATLDCCKRHGLIDASHPLGGLLTSMQTAVLIEPAQI, encoded by the coding sequence ATGGGCACGTTTCGTTTTTCACGCGCATTCACGGAGGCGGAGCAGGATAAGCTGTTGCAGCAGATAAACGGCAGGTTTGCTTTCGAGCGCGGCGAATGGCTGGTTTTGAAACTCAACGGCCTGCCTTTGGGGTTTATCCGCGAACGCTGGTGCAAGCTGCTGGAGCGCGACTGGCAGGGCAGTGCGGGGCGTGAGGACGGCGCATTGAATCTGATTAGCCAAGATTGGTTGGCTATGGGCGATGCTTTGCAGACTATCACGCAGGGCTGGCATGCGCAGGGCGAGTTTCATGGTTGGCGCAACGAGCAATTCGATGTGTGTAACGGGCAAGGGCAGTTTTTGTTTGCGCTGGAGCGCTCTGCCTTCCGGCCTTTGGGGCTGCTCAGCCATGCGGTGCATATCAACGGCTTGGCTCGGCGCAATGGTGAAACCTGCTTTTGGATAGGGCGCAGAAGCCCTTTGAAAGCGGTAGACCCCGATAAGTTTGACAATATGGTGGGCGGAGGCATTGCCTGCGGCGAGTCGATTGAAGAAGCCATGTTGCGCGAAGGTCGGGAAGAAGCGGGGTTGGACGAACATTTGCTGGAAAACGCAGTTTGCCAAAGCCGCCTGCTCAGCTTGCGCAGCGTGCCGCGCGGGCTCCACCGCGAGTGGCTGCACATTTTCGACGTGGCGCTGCAAGAAGGTGTGCAGCCTGAAAATCAGGATGGCGAAGTAGCCGAGTTCCGCTTGATGGGCATTGACGAATTAATGGAAGCGATGGCCGCCGGTCTGTTTATGAACGATGCAATGGTGGCCACGCTGGATTGCTGCAAACGGCACGGCCTGATTGATGCGTCGCATCCGTTGGGCGGGCTTCTAACGAGTATGCAGACGGCGGTTTTGATTGAGCCGGCGCAAATATAA
- the hpaR gene encoding homoprotocatechuate degradation operon regulator HpaR, whose product MNTPSKHASISISLVQAREALMNQFRPILNAAGVTDQQWRIIRLLAEQGTLDFQDLAEQACILRPSLTGILSRLEKVGLVIRLKPLNDQRRVFLKLTGEGERLYHETRAKVDERYDVIETMISREKLQQLQTLLGELKGLGKDKAGQSDEG is encoded by the coding sequence ATGAACACTCCGTCAAAACATGCGTCTATCAGTATCAGTTTGGTTCAAGCGCGCGAAGCGCTGATGAACCAATTCCGTCCTATTTTGAATGCGGCCGGTGTAACCGACCAGCAATGGCGTATCATACGTCTGCTGGCGGAACAAGGTACGCTGGATTTCCAAGACCTCGCCGAGCAGGCCTGCATCCTGCGCCCCAGCCTTACCGGAATTTTGTCCCGCTTGGAAAAAGTGGGTTTGGTCATCCGACTGAAGCCTTTAAACGACCAACGCAGGGTGTTTTTAAAGTTGACCGGAGAGGGCGAGCGGCTTTACCACGAAACCCGTGCAAAAGTGGACGAACGTTATGACGTTATCGAAACCATGATTTCGCGTGAGAAATTGCAACAATTGCAAACCCTGCTTGGCGAACTCAAAGGCCTTGGTAAAGACAAGGCCGGGCAATCCGACGAGGGCTGA
- the hpaC gene encoding 4-hydroxyphenylacetate 3-monooxygenase, reductase component — MSQEASIPQQDFRNAMSVCAAGVHVITTDGAAGRYGITMTAVSSVTDTPPTLILCINRRSLILPVLLENGRLCVNVLAANQQDVAEHFAGMTKLSPEERFEYHIWHRGSTGQLQVEGALAHLHGKVVQNQTVGTHEVFFVEIEEIHVHQKELDNEPALVYFRRQFGGLS; from the coding sequence ATGAGCCAGGAAGCATCTATTCCTCAGCAGGATTTCAGAAACGCCATGTCGGTGTGCGCCGCAGGCGTGCACGTGATTACCACCGACGGCGCGGCAGGGCGTTACGGCATTACCATGACGGCGGTGTCGTCGGTAACCGATACGCCGCCGACCCTGATTCTCTGTATCAACCGGCGCTCGCTGATTCTGCCGGTTTTATTGGAAAACGGCAGATTGTGCGTGAACGTGTTGGCGGCAAACCAGCAGGATGTGGCCGAGCATTTTGCCGGCATGACGAAACTGTCGCCCGAGGAGCGCTTTGAATACCATATTTGGCACCGCGGCAGCACGGGGCAGCTTCAGGTTGAAGGTGCGCTGGCGCATCTGCACGGCAAAGTGGTGCAGAACCAAACGGTCGGCACGCATGAAGTGTTTTTCGTTGAAATCGAAGAAATCCATGTGCATCAGAAAGAATTGGATAACGAACCCGCGCTGGTGTATTTCCGCCGCCAATTCGGCGGTTTGAGTTGA